One window of Rhizobium tropici CIAT 899 genomic DNA carries:
- a CDS encoding ABC transporter ATP-binding protein, whose amino-acid sequence MNLNLKNHLPAEDEVLQKLPDTAQIEFRNVSKIYGAVAAVKDISLSVSRGEFLTILGPSGSGKTTALMLLAGFTTPTGGDILISGKSVSEVPSYRRDQGIVFQSYALFPHLTVHHNLEFPLEMRGIKASDRASRVKRMLERVRLGEFGERMPSQLSGGQQQRVAVARALIADPPILLLDEPLGALDRNLREQMQVEIKELHKEFGKTTICVTHDQEEALTLSDRIVVMRAGQIEQIDTPEALYDRPKTRFVANFLGEANILESVDFKIESDVVPSSGMVSMLRPERICVSVPSAARRADADHRQSVSGIVDDMIYAGPLRKYRVRVGNATLIAREHVASGQQVFRPGEEVRLDWLRSDIRFVAA is encoded by the coding sequence ATGAACTTGAATCTGAAAAATCATCTTCCTGCCGAGGACGAAGTGTTGCAGAAGCTTCCGGATACCGCTCAAATCGAATTTCGCAATGTTTCCAAGATCTATGGGGCCGTTGCTGCGGTTAAGGATATCTCCCTTTCTGTTTCGCGCGGCGAGTTCCTTACGATTCTTGGACCGAGCGGTTCTGGCAAAACGACAGCATTGATGCTGCTCGCCGGCTTCACGACCCCTACCGGAGGAGACATCCTCATTTCCGGCAAGTCCGTGTCCGAAGTCCCGTCTTACCGCCGCGACCAAGGCATTGTCTTCCAGAGCTATGCACTTTTCCCGCACCTTACGGTGCATCACAACTTGGAGTTCCCGCTCGAAATGCGCGGCATCAAGGCCTCTGACAGAGCGTCGCGGGTCAAAAGAATGCTTGAGCGTGTTCGCCTGGGTGAGTTTGGCGAGCGCATGCCATCACAATTGAGTGGGGGCCAGCAACAACGCGTGGCCGTCGCGCGCGCCTTGATTGCAGATCCACCGATTTTGCTGCTGGACGAACCGCTGGGCGCGCTCGATCGAAATCTGCGCGAGCAGATGCAAGTGGAAATCAAAGAGCTGCACAAGGAGTTTGGGAAAACGACCATCTGCGTCACCCACGATCAAGAAGAAGCACTCACGCTTTCGGACCGCATCGTTGTCATGCGCGCCGGTCAAATCGAGCAGATCGATACACCGGAGGCCTTGTACGATCGCCCCAAAACGCGCTTTGTCGCCAACTTCCTGGGTGAAGCAAATATCCTCGAAAGCGTTGATTTCAAGATTGAATCGGACGTTGTTCCTTCTTCCGGTATGGTATCGATGCTTCGGCCGGAGCGCATTTGCGTCAGTGTGCCTTCAGCAGCAAGGCGCGCAGATGCGGACCACAGACAGTCCGTCTCGGGGATCGTGGACGATATGATCTATGCTGGACCCTTGAGGAAGTACCGGGTGCGGGTTGGGAATGCGACGCTGATCGCGCGCGAACATGTGGCATCGGGCCAGCAAGTCTTCCGTCCGGGCGAAGAGGTTCGCCTTGATTGGCTTCGATCCGACATCCGGTTTGTCGCTGCGTAA
- a CDS encoding ABC transporter substrate-binding protein produces MSILINRRRFMQATSTAIAVGALASAAGRATAASTGELKVNMSGGNWGDAVMKAYVESFEAETGVKVTRVNADFSSTQIAMMVDTKNVSADVVNLGQTNVDPLTAKGYLEKIDYSIWKKEDLEAIAENWRQPNGFASYVYSVNMVWNTKKFPAGKPRPTTWAEFWDVKKFPGVRSINTGEYGSGPWEEALLADGVPMDKLYPMDIDRVFASLDKIKPHIRKWWTSGSEILQIMRDNIADIVQSYDARALTLIDEGGPIEINRNQAKLTTDYWCIPKGSPNAENAQKFIALTSRPDRQAEFAKLIAQGPTNKNAFKLIPDDVARKLASHPDYEAISFAMNAKWYAEVGSDGKSNKERLVQRWNEWILQ; encoded by the coding sequence ATGAGCATTCTGATAAATCGCCGGCGGTTCATGCAGGCTACTTCGACCGCAATTGCGGTAGGCGCGTTGGCTTCCGCGGCCGGCCGTGCAACGGCCGCCTCCACCGGCGAGCTCAAAGTCAACATGAGCGGCGGCAACTGGGGCGATGCGGTGATGAAGGCTTACGTCGAGTCCTTTGAGGCCGAGACCGGAGTCAAGGTGACGCGCGTCAATGCGGACTTCTCATCGACACAGATTGCGATGATGGTCGATACCAAAAACGTTTCGGCCGACGTCGTCAACCTTGGTCAAACCAATGTCGATCCGCTTACTGCCAAGGGCTACCTCGAAAAGATCGATTATTCCATCTGGAAGAAGGAAGACCTGGAAGCAATCGCAGAAAACTGGAGGCAACCGAACGGCTTTGCTTCGTACGTATACTCGGTGAATATGGTCTGGAACACGAAGAAGTTCCCGGCAGGAAAGCCCCGGCCGACCACCTGGGCGGAATTCTGGGACGTCAAGAAGTTCCCTGGCGTTCGCTCCATCAATACCGGCGAATACGGAAGTGGGCCTTGGGAAGAAGCATTGCTCGCGGATGGCGTTCCGATGGACAAGCTCTACCCGATGGATATCGACCGCGTGTTTGCAAGCTTGGACAAGATCAAGCCGCACATTCGCAAATGGTGGACGAGCGGGTCGGAAATTCTTCAGATCATGCGAGACAACATCGCCGACATCGTGCAGTCCTATGACGCGCGCGCACTTACCCTTATTGATGAAGGTGGGCCAATCGAGATCAACCGCAACCAGGCGAAACTGACAACGGACTATTGGTGCATCCCGAAGGGCAGTCCGAATGCCGAAAATGCTCAAAAATTTATTGCGCTGACAAGCCGCCCGGACCGACAGGCCGAGTTTGCAAAGCTTATCGCGCAGGGCCCAACGAACAAGAACGCCTTCAAATTGATTCCTGACGATGTCGCCCGAAAACTTGCGTCGCATCCCGACTACGAGGCGATCAGCTTCGCTATGAACGCCAAATGGTATGCCGAGGTTGGATCGGACGGAAAGTCGAACAAGGAGCGGCTTGTGCAGCGTTGGAATGAGTGGATTCTTCAGTAA
- a CDS encoding aspartate aminotransferase family protein, giving the protein MTKILHRTIGTTLPTAVAGEGIYVVDSEGRSYLDGSGGAAVSCLGHNHPEVLDAMKLQMGRISYAHTSFFTTDVAERLAEQLVELAPEGLDYVYLVSGGSEAVEAALKMARQYFVEVGQPQRRHIIARRQSYHGNTIGALATGGNAWRRAQFKPILPETHHVSPCYAYRDLQVGETPEAYAERLAAELEDKVLELGADKVMAFVAEPVVGATLGAVGPVSDYFKRVRQVCDKYGILLILDEVMCGMGRTGTIFAMEQEGIVADLVTIAKGLGGGFQPIGAVLLSEKIYRAFADGSGLFQHGHTYIGHPIAAAAASKVVEIITRADMMANVIRMGKRLQAGLDEALGQSPYVGDIRGRGLFRGVEIVADKDTKQPFDPARKMHSRIKKEAMRRGLMCYPMGGTIDGAQGDHVLLAPPYIIQPEEIDLIVERLSDAIRAAVVD; this is encoded by the coding sequence ATGACAAAAATTCTCCATCGAACGATCGGAACAACTCTGCCAACCGCGGTCGCGGGGGAGGGCATCTACGTCGTGGATAGCGAGGGCAGGAGCTACCTGGATGGGTCGGGGGGCGCCGCCGTCAGTTGCCTCGGGCACAATCATCCAGAAGTTCTTGACGCAATGAAGCTACAGATGGGTCGGATCAGCTACGCCCATACGTCGTTCTTCACGACCGACGTCGCCGAGCGGCTTGCCGAGCAATTGGTTGAACTTGCGCCCGAAGGCCTCGATTATGTCTATCTGGTGTCTGGCGGTTCGGAAGCTGTCGAGGCCGCTCTCAAAATGGCGCGCCAGTATTTTGTCGAAGTCGGGCAGCCGCAGCGGCGCCACATCATCGCACGTCGGCAAAGCTATCACGGCAATACGATCGGTGCCTTGGCAACAGGCGGCAATGCCTGGCGCCGTGCCCAGTTCAAGCCGATCTTGCCTGAAACGCATCATGTTTCTCCTTGCTATGCCTACCGCGACCTGCAGGTGGGCGAAACGCCGGAGGCTTATGCCGAGCGTCTTGCTGCGGAACTGGAAGACAAGGTTCTTGAACTTGGCGCGGACAAGGTCATGGCCTTCGTCGCCGAGCCGGTGGTCGGTGCGACGCTGGGTGCCGTTGGCCCGGTTTCGGACTATTTCAAGCGGGTTCGGCAGGTGTGCGACAAGTATGGCATCTTGCTGATCCTCGACGAGGTCATGTGCGGAATGGGGCGTACCGGCACAATCTTCGCTATGGAGCAGGAGGGCATTGTCGCGGATCTGGTCACGATTGCGAAGGGACTGGGCGGCGGCTTTCAGCCGATCGGAGCGGTATTGCTCTCCGAAAAGATCTACCGTGCGTTCGCCGACGGGTCGGGTCTGTTTCAGCATGGACATACCTATATCGGACATCCGATCGCAGCAGCGGCAGCCAGTAAGGTGGTTGAAATAATCACGCGCGCGGACATGATGGCAAACGTCATCCGGATGGGCAAGCGCCTCCAGGCCGGGCTCGATGAGGCACTTGGACAATCACCCTATGTCGGCGACATCCGCGGTCGTGGTCTTTTCCGCGGCGTCGAGATCGTGGCCGACAAAGACACCAAGCAACCTTTCGATCCGGCCCGCAAGATGCATTCCCGCATCAAGAAGGAAGCCATGCGCAGAGGCCTTATGTGCTACCCAATGGGCGGTACGATCGACGGCGCGCAGGGCGACCACGTGCTGCTAGCACCACCCTACATCATTCAGCCTGAAGAAATCGATTTGATTGTCGAACGGCTTTCCGACGCCATCCGCGCCGCAGTAGTAGACTGA
- a CDS encoding CocE/NonD family hydrolase: protein MTDSRFQAQAEPNENPVYRLDLSAKAAGREKLGPLESTYVYAHEGVRLALDVVRPMGDSADHKRNTILVMTCYGRGKKGEPSNQYADLFVPEGYAVVVGDVRGTGASFGVWPGHRSREEILDFSYVLDWIAAQPWSTGNVLAYGVSYTANSADLIASRNHPALKGIVPRYVDYDIFFETYPGGVPNLTLDRWSQLVESLNRDENSEINADRASTLRAGIRPVGSQAELTAALQEHGRAPSFQPVEQTTSFDDWLSKRSGFDFSPQASADLISQSGVPIQNWGSWFDSGSPLGSIRRFLLQSNPMNIILGPWNHGGRKPYDPLRADVQDCAPIMAAQHANDIRFIDACFTGEAALQADKVIHYYTCGEGSWKSTRSWPVPAVRQRWHMASGSRLSSSPSDTGYDTLQVDRELGDVLSNRWDTNGGIGTWEIDYGDRRQFDAARLAYTSEPLQNDLEITGHPVVDLNITSTREDGIFFVYLEAVKPDGTSCYLTEGQLRARHRKVWTASPFGALGPQQSYLESDAEPLTPGEPTRLAFTLLPISALIPADYSLRVCLAGSESTSFANVPADGEPPQLKLHRGPHGCYIDLPVVER from the coding sequence ATGACCGATTCTCGCTTTCAGGCCCAGGCCGAGCCGAACGAAAATCCAGTATACCGCCTTGATCTCAGTGCCAAAGCTGCAGGCAGAGAGAAACTCGGCCCATTGGAATCGACGTATGTGTATGCGCACGAAGGTGTCAGGCTCGCTTTGGACGTGGTTCGTCCGATGGGCGATAGCGCGGATCATAAGCGCAACACCATCTTGGTTATGACCTGTTATGGGCGCGGAAAGAAGGGCGAGCCGTCCAATCAATATGCGGATTTGTTCGTTCCAGAAGGCTATGCGGTGGTGGTTGGAGATGTTCGCGGTACCGGCGCCTCGTTCGGCGTTTGGCCAGGTCACCGCTCGCGCGAAGAAATCCTCGACTTTAGTTACGTGTTAGACTGGATCGCTGCACAGCCTTGGTCGACGGGCAATGTGCTTGCGTACGGCGTGTCCTACACCGCCAACTCTGCAGACCTTATTGCTTCGAGAAATCATCCCGCCCTGAAAGGCATCGTGCCGCGCTATGTCGACTACGATATCTTTTTCGAAACCTATCCAGGAGGTGTTCCGAACCTTACCCTCGACAGGTGGAGTCAACTGGTTGAATCGTTGAACAGAGACGAAAATAGCGAGATCAATGCTGATCGCGCCTCAACTCTCCGTGCGGGAATTCGTCCGGTGGGAAGCCAAGCGGAGTTGACGGCCGCGCTGCAAGAACACGGCCGCGCGCCGTCATTCCAGCCGGTCGAGCAAACCACGTCCTTTGACGATTGGCTCAGCAAACGTTCTGGGTTCGATTTCTCTCCACAGGCGTCGGCTGACCTTATCTCGCAATCGGGGGTTCCGATTCAAAATTGGGGCAGTTGGTTCGATTCTGGGTCGCCCCTCGGGTCTATCCGGCGATTTCTACTCCAGTCGAACCCCATGAACATCATTCTTGGTCCGTGGAACCATGGCGGCCGCAAACCATATGACCCACTGCGTGCTGATGTTCAGGACTGCGCTCCGATCATGGCGGCGCAACACGCAAATGATATTCGATTCATTGATGCTTGTTTCACGGGCGAGGCTGCTCTGCAGGCCGATAAAGTCATTCACTACTACACGTGCGGCGAGGGATCCTGGAAGTCAACGCGCTCATGGCCAGTCCCGGCCGTCCGACAACGATGGCATATGGCAAGTGGCTCGCGCCTGAGCTCATCGCCGAGTGACACGGGCTACGACACTCTGCAGGTTGACCGTGAACTGGGGGACGTCCTCTCAAACAGATGGGACACCAATGGTGGCATTGGAACATGGGAAATCGATTATGGAGATCGGCGACAGTTCGATGCGGCTCGACTGGCCTATACGAGCGAACCGCTGCAGAATGATTTGGAGATCACCGGGCATCCAGTTGTGGATCTGAACATAACCTCAACCCGTGAAGACGGTATTTTCTTCGTCTATTTGGAAGCAGTTAAACCTGATGGGACCTCCTGCTACCTTACAGAAGGCCAGTTGCGTGCGCGTCATCGGAAAGTATGGACTGCCTCGCCTTTCGGCGCGCTCGGACCACAACAAAGCTATTTGGAAAGCGACGCCGAGCCGCTCACACCAGGAGAACCGACCAGATTGGCGTTTACACTGTTACCGATTTCGGCGCTCATACCAGCGGACTATAGCTTGAGGGTGTGTCTAGCGGGAAGCGAGAGCACGAGTTTCGCCAATGTACCCGCTGACGGAGAACCGCCGCAGCTCAAGTTGCATCGCGGTCCTCACGGTTGCTACATCGATTTACCCGTTGTTGAACGGTGA
- a CDS encoding MurR/RpiR family transcriptional regulator yields MLQKGPLHARIIERFDDMSEQLQQAARHILEHPQEVALVSMRELARNAGVQPSTMTRLAKFLEFSGYEDFREQHADVIRVSADGFAARALQREEGAANGEGLAYRMLQGLSAQIDRLRDPDTISRLDTMAEHLAKARRIFVLGLRSCHSVAWHFHYVMTLLGEKTVHLDGPAGTSGDPLIRATHEDVLLAISINPYSLQTLELAEAAREKGLSILAITDSEVSPLVTIAEHVVFFPTESQTFFHTLAPALAVSEVLCGLLASRDRAAALKELKLADRHLSAMNTYATSIPRRKI; encoded by the coding sequence ATGTTGCAAAAAGGCCCATTACACGCTCGGATCATCGAGCGATTCGACGACATGTCCGAGCAGTTGCAGCAAGCGGCTCGACACATATTGGAACATCCGCAGGAGGTGGCGCTCGTTTCGATGCGCGAACTCGCGCGGAATGCCGGTGTTCAGCCATCGACAATGACGAGGCTGGCGAAGTTTCTTGAATTCTCCGGGTATGAAGATTTCCGAGAGCAACACGCCGACGTCATCAGGGTGAGCGCCGACGGATTTGCGGCCAGGGCTTTACAAAGAGAAGAAGGGGCGGCGAATGGTGAGGGCTTGGCTTATAGGATGCTCCAAGGTCTCTCCGCGCAGATCGATCGGCTCCGCGACCCTGATACGATTTCGCGTTTGGATACAATGGCGGAGCACCTGGCAAAAGCGAGGCGGATTTTCGTGCTCGGCTTGCGTTCGTGCCACTCGGTCGCGTGGCATTTCCACTACGTCATGACATTGCTCGGCGAAAAGACTGTCCACTTGGATGGTCCGGCTGGAACAAGCGGCGACCCCCTCATCCGCGCAACTCATGAGGACGTGCTTTTGGCGATTTCCATCAACCCCTATTCGCTTCAGACGCTTGAGCTTGCCGAGGCCGCCCGTGAGAAGGGACTGTCCATCCTGGCGATCACCGACAGCGAAGTGTCTCCCCTGGTGACGATCGCAGAGCACGTTGTCTTCTTTCCGACTGAAAGCCAAACATTCTTTCACACGCTGGCGCCAGCGCTGGCCGTCTCTGAAGTTCTATGTGGTCTACTGGCGAGCCGAGATCGTGCGGCGGCCTTGAAAGAGTTGAAGCTAGCCGATCGCCATCTTTCTGCAATGAACACGTATGCGACGTCCATTCCGCGACGAAAGATTTAG
- a CDS encoding carboxymuconolactone decarboxylase family protein: protein MTTSSCPPIADENWPAEIADMKTGFAGALNVYRTMAHHPALLRAWAPLRQHIVKDSALGPVRSELVILRAAHRMGSAYEWSHHVSRARALGISDARIRSMAGTPDGEEGVLAGAVDALFDGARLPSHLEQAIAASIGRQAVFDLMATVGFYSVLGFILMTFDTPIDQDVVDEMAEHPI from the coding sequence ATGACAACATCGTCCTGTCCGCCTATCGCTGATGAAAACTGGCCCGCGGAAATCGCGGACATGAAAACGGGCTTTGCCGGCGCGCTGAACGTCTATCGCACCATGGCTCATCATCCCGCGCTGCTGAGAGCGTGGGCTCCGCTGCGGCAGCATATCGTAAAAGATAGTGCGTTAGGTCCGGTCCGGTCCGAGCTCGTGATTTTGCGCGCGGCACATCGTATGGGCTCCGCCTATGAGTGGTCCCACCATGTAAGCCGCGCTCGCGCTCTTGGTATTTCCGATGCGCGAATCCGGAGTATGGCTGGAACTCCCGATGGCGAAGAGGGCGTACTTGCCGGTGCTGTCGACGCGCTATTTGACGGCGCACGTCTGCCTTCGCATCTCGAGCAAGCTATTGCTGCGAGCATAGGTCGGCAAGCCGTGTTCGACCTTATGGCGACCGTCGGCTTCTATTCGGTGCTCGGTTTCATATTGATGACTTTCGACACGCCGATCGACCAAGACGTTGTCGACGAGATGGCTGAACACCCAATCTGA
- a CDS encoding M24 family metallopeptidase — translation MAYLGNNVREYRYKLLNELMDRENLDAVAFASTEFFQFATNFQTDVTTWERPILCVVPRNGAPFVVLNELSTNNWRYAHEDGRLWVSDTSFYAEHPVLSNRMHLVHEWPEMVAEKLRSAGLGRARIGTDVGGGPLQKAFALLPEARPLMKTQEFRALRWVKHPEEIALMREIASLTDWLQDRYRESIRPGRLLMELDMMMGAELAQEAARRFPAQDVALLDLWSISGPPSAAPHGDGKRSGAILEKGHVMINLIIPRINGVVVENERTWFCGKPDTRQERFFEVALAANEAGIEAAVAGRPVSGIDAAAQAIIEKAGFGNYIMHRTGHGMGLLCHEYPGDMAFNHRALLENEVYSVEPGLYVYGLGGFRQDDTVVIGEKPEVLTRASKDLRSQTVL, via the coding sequence ATGGCATACTTGGGCAATAATGTGCGTGAGTATCGGTACAAGCTACTAAATGAACTGATGGATCGCGAGAACCTGGATGCTGTCGCTTTCGCAAGCACAGAGTTCTTTCAGTTCGCGACCAACTTCCAGACGGATGTCACCACCTGGGAGCGGCCAATTCTCTGTGTCGTCCCGAGGAACGGCGCGCCGTTTGTTGTCCTCAATGAGCTTTCGACAAACAATTGGCGATATGCGCACGAAGACGGGCGTCTTTGGGTATCCGACACAAGCTTTTATGCGGAGCATCCAGTCCTCTCCAATCGAATGCATCTTGTGCATGAATGGCCGGAGATGGTTGCCGAAAAACTACGAAGTGCAGGTCTCGGGAGAGCTCGCATCGGGACCGATGTTGGTGGCGGTCCATTGCAGAAGGCGTTCGCGCTGCTACCTGAGGCCCGTCCTCTAATGAAGACGCAAGAGTTTCGAGCGCTTCGTTGGGTCAAGCATCCCGAAGAGATCGCACTCATGCGCGAGATAGCGAGCTTGACCGACTGGTTACAGGATCGCTACCGGGAGAGTATCCGTCCGGGTCGGCTCCTGATGGAATTGGATATGATGATGGGAGCCGAGTTAGCGCAGGAGGCCGCACGACGCTTTCCAGCGCAGGATGTTGCCTTGCTCGACCTGTGGTCGATCTCGGGTCCACCGTCGGCAGCTCCACACGGGGACGGCAAGCGATCCGGTGCGATCCTCGAAAAAGGACACGTGATGATCAACTTGATTATCCCCCGCATTAATGGAGTGGTCGTGGAGAATGAGCGGACCTGGTTCTGTGGCAAGCCGGATACCCGGCAGGAACGCTTCTTCGAGGTCGCGCTCGCTGCAAATGAAGCTGGAATTGAAGCCGCTGTGGCGGGTCGACCGGTGTCGGGAATTGATGCAGCAGCGCAGGCAATCATCGAAAAAGCGGGTTTTGGAAACTACATCATGCACCGGACAGGACACGGCATGGGCTTGTTGTGCCACGAGTACCCCGGAGACATGGCATTCAATCACCGTGCCTTGCTCGAAAACGAAGTTTATTCGGTCGAGCCCGGATTGTATGTTTATGGACTCGGCGGCTTCCGACAAGACGATACGGTCGTCATCGGGGAAAAGCCTGAAGTGCTGACACGGGCGTCTAAGGATCTAAGAAGCCAGACTGTTCTGTGA
- a CDS encoding ABC transporter permease subunit, producing the protein MTTLQRIRSTPMLLTLPAFAVLFAIFGIPMLLLFATSLNAPNLSFANYIAFFEQRSFVLILIQTFKISFIATALCLIIGYPTAYLITIAGRARPILLVLVFLPWLTSALVRTYAWTVVLGDSGLINRVLLNSGIIDSPLSLIYNRFAVYVGMVHIMLPMMILPIVSVMMSIDTSLMAAARSMGAKPFTAFLRVFVPLSIPGVRSGCILVFVVCLGFYITPQALGGLGDTMLSTLINSQLTTSLNIAATAAAAFILLAMALAVLSVAGVNLAGAHGQPASSEQNARRRKLPSFDKASRYLNEFLVPYRARRWAAKLHQAQRETPWSKIAGAAFLAVVVIYLLAPGFIVIIVSLNAGEFLEFPPKAVSLRWYYSFFNDPSWIGALWNSFQFGVIVSVVSTIVGTLAAFGLSRCSSRLRSGLTMVILTPITFPIIVVGVAVYTGLAKLGLVGTNTGIILGQTIGAIGYVVVIVLATLAGFDRRLEQAAMSMRAGPTQTFMRVTLPLIRSGIIGGALFAFLASFDEVIITSFVSGYAIPTLPLKMLENLKQQLDPTIAAVGALLTMLPIVWLVALYFTLWRGRGALKSAPVAAT; encoded by the coding sequence ATGACAACACTTCAGAGAATCCGGTCCACGCCGATGTTGCTAACTTTGCCAGCGTTCGCTGTGCTGTTTGCGATTTTCGGCATACCCATGCTCCTTCTTTTCGCGACCAGCCTCAATGCGCCAAATCTGTCTTTTGCGAATTATATCGCTTTTTTCGAACAGCGCTCATTTGTCCTGATCCTGATTCAGACCTTCAAGATCAGCTTCATAGCCACGGCACTTTGTTTGATCATCGGCTACCCGACGGCTTATTTGATTACGATCGCCGGCCGTGCAAGACCAATCCTCCTGGTGCTTGTCTTCCTACCTTGGCTGACGAGTGCTCTGGTTCGGACCTACGCATGGACTGTCGTCTTGGGTGATAGTGGATTGATCAACCGCGTGTTGCTCAATTCGGGCATAATCGATAGCCCTTTGTCTCTCATCTATAATCGTTTCGCTGTTTATGTTGGCATGGTGCATATCATGTTGCCCATGATGATTTTGCCGATTGTCAGCGTGATGATGAGCATTGATACTTCCTTGATGGCAGCCGCTCGCAGCATGGGCGCAAAGCCGTTCACCGCCTTTCTCCGGGTCTTCGTACCTCTTAGTATCCCGGGCGTTCGAAGCGGCTGCATATTGGTTTTTGTTGTTTGCCTGGGCTTTTACATCACGCCACAAGCATTGGGCGGCTTGGGCGACACCATGCTTTCAACCCTCATCAATTCGCAGCTTACAACATCGTTGAACATTGCGGCGACCGCCGCGGCAGCCTTTATATTGTTGGCGATGGCGCTCGCGGTTCTTTCCGTAGCGGGCGTCAATCTCGCCGGCGCGCATGGACAGCCTGCTTCAAGCGAGCAGAACGCCCGACGACGTAAACTGCCTTCATTCGACAAGGCATCCCGCTATCTCAACGAGTTTCTCGTCCCGTATCGGGCGCGACGCTGGGCAGCAAAGCTCCATCAAGCGCAGCGGGAAACCCCGTGGTCCAAGATTGCGGGGGCAGCATTCCTTGCCGTCGTTGTCATCTATCTATTGGCGCCCGGTTTCATCGTGATCATCGTCTCGTTAAATGCAGGGGAGTTCCTCGAGTTCCCACCTAAGGCTGTTTCGCTCAGATGGTACTATTCGTTCTTCAACGACCCCTCGTGGATCGGCGCATTGTGGAACAGCTTCCAATTCGGCGTAATTGTCAGCGTGGTATCGACCATAGTCGGCACATTGGCAGCGTTTGGCCTCAGCCGGTGCTCGTCGCGCTTGCGCTCGGGTCTAACCATGGTGATCCTGACGCCGATTACCTTCCCAATCATTGTTGTTGGTGTTGCTGTCTATACCGGGCTGGCCAAACTAGGATTGGTTGGAACGAACACCGGGATCATCCTGGGCCAGACGATCGGAGCCATCGGCTATGTCGTTGTCATCGTCCTTGCGACACTCGCAGGATTCGACAGGAGGCTGGAACAGGCGGCAATGAGCATGCGCGCCGGGCCGACCCAGACGTTCATGCGGGTTACTCTCCCGTTAATCCGCTCTGGTATCATCGGCGGCGCGCTCTTCGCGTTCTTGGCTTCCTTCGACGAGGTCATCATCACGTCGTTTGTCAGTGGCTATGCGATCCCGACATTGCCATTGAAAATGCTGGAAAACCTGAAGCAGCAACTTGACCCGACGATCGCTGCCGTTGGCGCTTTGCTGACAATGTTGCCAATCGTCTGGCTGGTTGCGCTTTATTTCACGCTTTGGCGCGGAAGAGGGGCGTTGAAGAGTGCTCCGGTCGCCGCGACCTGA